DNA sequence from the uncultured Ilyobacter sp. genome:
TCACCATCTCAGGGAGATATGATGCAAGCTAAGTGGGGAACTCACGGTGACCATCCTGTAATCGCCCTTTCACCGTCTACAGTACAAGAGTGTTATACTCTTACAGCGAGAGCGTTTAACCTTGCGGAAAAATACAGAATGCCTGTTCTTTTCATGCTAGATGAAGTTGTAGGACATATGAGAGAAAAAGTAGTTTTAGATCCGACTCTTATTGAGGAAATAGTAGACAGAGCAAAGCCTGCAAAAGACGATGCTTCTTATCTTCCTTATGGAGTATCAGGAGATGAACTAGTTCCTAAAATGTCTCCATTTGGAGAGGGACACAGATACCATATCACAGGTCTTGTACATGACGAGACAGGATTCCCTACAAACAGTACAAAAGTTGCTGATACGTTAATGACAAGATTAATGGATAAAGTTGAAAAAAATAAAGATGATATCGTTCAGTATGAAGAATACATGATGGAAGATGCTGAATATGTTATATTCTCTTATGGAAGTACAGCCAGATCTTCAAAGCAGGCAGTTATGGACCTTAGAGAAAAAGGGATAAAAGCGGGATTATTCAGAGCAATTACAATCTGGCCTTTCCCTGAGGAAAGAATCAGAGAATTAGCTCAAAAGTCAAAGGGAATTATTGTAGCTGAGATGAACCTAGGACAGATGGTTCTTGAAGTTGAGCGTATCGCCAACGGAAGTTGTCCTGTAAAACTAGTTGGTAAAGGTAACGGAGAGTTCATAAGCCCTGCAGAAATAGTTGAAAAATTTGGGGAGGTAATGTAATAATGGATACTTGTAAAAATAAAAGCTATTATAGAGAAGATAAATTACCTCACATCTGGTGTCCTGGATGTGCCCACGGTATAGTAATGCACGCACTGGTTAACGCCATAGAAAATATAGGTCTAAACAAAGACGACGTATGCGTAGTATCTGGTATAGGATGTTCATCTAGAGCTCCTGGATATTTAGATTTCAATACTTTACACACTACTCACGGAAGAGCCCTTGCATTTGCCACAGGGATAAAGATGGCAAAACCTGGTATGAAAGTAATCGCACTAGGAGGAGACGGTGACTTCACTGCAATCGGAGGTAACCACCTGATCCATGCTGCAAGAAGAAACATTGATATCGCAGCAATTATTTT
Encoded proteins:
- a CDS encoding 2-oxoacid:acceptor oxidoreductase subunit alpha, with the translated sequence MSKIKFMQGNEACVEGAIAAGMKFFAGYPITPSTEVMEKSAEMLPRVEGKFIQMEDEIAGIAAAIGGSIAGSKSMTATSGPGFSLKMENLGYAVIAEIPLVVVNVQRSGPSTGLPTSPSQGDMMQAKWGTHGDHPVIALSPSTVQECYTLTARAFNLAEKYRMPVLFMLDEVVGHMREKVVLDPTLIEEIVDRAKPAKDDASYLPYGVSGDELVPKMSPFGEGHRYHITGLVHDETGFPTNSTKVADTLMTRLMDKVEKNKDDIVQYEEYMMEDAEYVIFSYGSTARSSKQAVMDLREKGIKAGLFRAITIWPFPEERIRELAQKSKGIIVAEMNLGQMVLEVERIANGSCPVKLVGKGNGEFISPAEIVEKFGEVM